In bacterium, one genomic interval encodes:
- a CDS encoding prepilin peptidase: protein MDGLLYTYVTLIGLAIGSFANVLIYRLPREKNVVLSRSACPNCGTMLRWYHNIPLISYLVLRGKCGFCKKPISSRYPLVEAVNALMYLYFLWRFGMSLEFLVFCYLGTVLLVVFFIDLDFQIIPDLLTYSGMVLGLLVALFPGGISILNSAIGLLVGGGSLYLIAMLGDALFKKESMGGGDIKLAAMLGAFLGWQKVLLIFLSSAVIGLVISLAIMAFSAKLRQERVIPFGPFIALAAVVTILYGDQIIAYYLHNILGLN, encoded by the coding sequence ATGGATGGACTTCTCTACACCTATGTGACATTGATCGGCCTGGCGATCGGTTCGTTCGCCAACGTGTTGATCTATCGTCTGCCACGAGAAAAGAACGTGGTCTTAAGCCGTTCGGCCTGCCCGAATTGCGGGACCATGCTTCGATGGTACCACAATATCCCATTGATAAGCTATCTGGTACTCCGGGGAAAATGCGGATTCTGCAAGAAGCCGATCTCTTCCCGCTATCCTCTGGTCGAGGCGGTCAATGCGCTGATGTATCTCTATTTCCTCTGGCGTTTCGGGATGTCGTTGGAATTCCTGGTTTTCTGCTATCTCGGCACCGTGCTGTTGGTAGTCTTTTTCATCGATCTTGATTTTCAGATCATTCCGGACCTGTTGACCTATTCGGGGATGGTTCTCGGACTATTAGTAGCGCTGTTTCCCGGTGGTATCTCAATACTGAATTCGGCGATCGGACTTCTGGTCGGCGGCGGTTCGCTTTACCTGATCGCGATGCTCGGAGATGCGCTCTTCAAGAAAGAATCGATGGGGGGCGGTGATATCAAACTGGCGGCTATGCTCGGAGCATTTCTCGGCTGGCAAAAAGTATTGCTCATTTTCCTCTCGTCGGCGGTGATCGGTCTGGTGATCTCGCTGGCGATCATGGCATTTTCCGCCAAACTTCGCCAGGAGCGGGTTATCCCGTTCGGGCCGTTCATCGCCCTGGCGGCTGTGGTGACGATCCTCTATGGCGACCAGATCATTGCGTACTATCTGCACAATATTCTTGGCCTGAACTAG